Proteins encoded in a region of the Aptenodytes patagonicus chromosome Z, bAptPat1.pri.cur, whole genome shotgun sequence genome:
- the PCGF3 gene encoding polycomb group RING finger protein 3 isoform X1 translates to MSFLQTPKMLTRKIKLWDINAHITCRLCNGYLIDATTVTECLHTFCRSCLVKYLEENNTCPTCRIVIHQSHPLQYIGHDRTMQDIVYKLVPGLQEAEMKKQREFYHKLGMEVPGDIKGETCSTKQHLDSHRNGETKTDESSNKETSEEKQEEDNDYHRSDEQVSICLECNSSKLRGLKRKWIRCSAQATVLHLKKFIAKKLNLSSFNELDILCNEEILGKDHTLKFVVVTRWRFKKAPLLLHYRPKMDLL, encoded by the exons ATGTCTTTTCTGCAGACACCAAAGATGCTAACGAGAAAGATTAAGCTTTGGGACATTAATGCCCATATAACCTGTCGTCTGTGCAATGGATACCTGATTGATGCTACTACTGTAACAGAATGCTTACATACTT TCTGCAGAAGCTGCCTAGTGAAATACTTGGAGGAAAACAACACCTGTCCGACCTGTAGAATTGTTATACATCAGAGCCACCCGTTACAGTATATTGG tCATGACAGAACAATGCAAGATATTGTTTACAAACTTGTGCCAGGCCTCCAAGAAG cggaaatgaaaaagcaaagggaGTTTTATCACAAACTGGGCATGGAAGTTCCAGGGGACATCAAAGGGGAGACATGTTCTACAAAACAGCACCTAGATTCCCATCGAAATG GTGAAACTAAAACAGATGAAAGTTCAAACAAAGAAACTTCtgaggaaaaacaggaagaagataACGACTACCACCGAAGTGACGAACAG gtAAGCATCTGCTTGGAATGCAATAGCAGCAAATTGCGTGGATTGAAACGAAAATGGATTCGCTGCTCAGCACAAGCAACAGTCTTGCATCTGAAGAAGTTCATTGCCAAAAAacttaatctttcttcttttaatgag CTGGACATATTATGCAATGAAGAGATTCTTGGCAAGGACCACACGCTCAAGTTTGTAGTTGTTACTAGATGGAGATTTAAG AAAGCACCTCTACTGCTACATTACAGACCCAAAATGGACTTGTTGTAA
- the PCGF3 gene encoding polycomb group RING finger protein 3 isoform X2: MLTRKIKLWDINAHITCRLCNGYLIDATTVTECLHTFCRSCLVKYLEENNTCPTCRIVIHQSHPLQYIGHDRTMQDIVYKLVPGLQEAEMKKQREFYHKLGMEVPGDIKGETCSTKQHLDSHRNGETKTDESSNKETSEEKQEEDNDYHRSDEQVSICLECNSSKLRGLKRKWIRCSAQATVLHLKKFIAKKLNLSSFNELDILCNEEILGKDHTLKFVVVTRWRFKKAPLLLHYRPKMDLL, translated from the exons ATGCTAACGAGAAAGATTAAGCTTTGGGACATTAATGCCCATATAACCTGTCGTCTGTGCAATGGATACCTGATTGATGCTACTACTGTAACAGAATGCTTACATACTT TCTGCAGAAGCTGCCTAGTGAAATACTTGGAGGAAAACAACACCTGTCCGACCTGTAGAATTGTTATACATCAGAGCCACCCGTTACAGTATATTGG tCATGACAGAACAATGCAAGATATTGTTTACAAACTTGTGCCAGGCCTCCAAGAAG cggaaatgaaaaagcaaagggaGTTTTATCACAAACTGGGCATGGAAGTTCCAGGGGACATCAAAGGGGAGACATGTTCTACAAAACAGCACCTAGATTCCCATCGAAATG GTGAAACTAAAACAGATGAAAGTTCAAACAAAGAAACTTCtgaggaaaaacaggaagaagataACGACTACCACCGAAGTGACGAACAG gtAAGCATCTGCTTGGAATGCAATAGCAGCAAATTGCGTGGATTGAAACGAAAATGGATTCGCTGCTCAGCACAAGCAACAGTCTTGCATCTGAAGAAGTTCATTGCCAAAAAacttaatctttcttcttttaatgag CTGGACATATTATGCAATGAAGAGATTCTTGGCAAGGACCACACGCTCAAGTTTGTAGTTGTTACTAGATGGAGATTTAAG AAAGCACCTCTACTGCTACATTACAGACCCAAAATGGACTTGTTGTAA